The following are from one region of the Coffea eugenioides isolate CCC68of chromosome 2, Ceug_1.0, whole genome shotgun sequence genome:
- the LOC113760034 gene encoding annexin-like protein RJ4, with product MATLIFPEHPSPVADAEALKKAFQGWGTNEKAIISILGHRNAVQRKLIRKAYEDMYAEDLVKRLESELSGDFEKVIYRWILDPEERDAVLLNVAIKHKPSPDYRVIVEFSTIYNPEEFLAVKRAYQHRFKHSLEEDIAQHTTGDLRKLLVGLASPYKYAGGEMDVKLAKSEADKLQDLVKDKALNHEEVIRIITTRSNAQIVAALNHYKDSHGTAITKHLKDDPANDYLAALLTAIRSINNPQKHYEKVLRIALNKPGTDEDAITRVIVTRAEKDLNDIKDIYYKRNSVALDHAISNETSSHYKAFLLALLGKD from the exons ATGGCAACCCTCATTTTCCCGGAGCACCCTTCTCCTGTTGCAGATGCTGAAGCTCTTAAGAAGGCTTTTCAAG GATGGGGAACAAATGAGAAGGCAATAATATCAATACTGGGCCACCGGAATGCTGTTCAGAGGAAGTTGATCAGAAAAGCATACGAGGATATGTATGCTGAAGATCTTGTCAAGCGTCTTGAATCGGAACTGTCCGGCGACTTTGAG AAAGTTATCTATCGATGGATATTGGATCCAGAGGAGAGGGATGCAGTCTTGCTAAATGTGGCAATTAAGCATAAACCGTCTCCTGATTACCGAGTTATTGTTGAATTTTCTACCATTTACAACCCTGAGGAGTTCTTGGCTGTAAAGCGTGCTTATCAGCACCGCTTCAAGCATTCATTGGAAGAAGACATAGCTCAACATACCACTGGTGATTTGCGCAAG CTTTTGGTTGGTTTGGCAAGTCCATACAAGTATGCTGGTGGTGAGATGGACGTGAAATTAGCGAAGTCCGAGGCTGATAAGCTTCAAGATTTGGTCAAAGATAAGGCTCTGAATCATGAAGAAGTCATTAGAATCATAACTACCAGAAGCAATGCTCAGATTGTGGCAGCTCTAAACCACTACAAGGATAGCCATGGCACTGCAATCACCAAG CATTTGAAGGATGATCCAGCTAATGACTACTTAGCTGCGTTGCTTACAGCCATTCGATCCATTAATAATCCGCAGAAGCACTATGAGAAG GTACTCCGTATTGCGCTAAACAAGCCGGGGACTGATGAGGATGCAATCACCCGAGTTATTGTTACAAGGGCTGAAAAAGACTTGAATGATATCAAGGACATTTATTATAAGCGTAACAGCGTGGCTCTTGATCATGCAATTTCCAATGAAACCTCCAGCCATTACAAAGCTTTCCTTTTGGCTTTGTTGGGGAAGGATTAG